One stretch of Anaerobacillus alkaliphilus DNA includes these proteins:
- a CDS encoding 6-bladed beta-propeller: protein MTRLKVYIGMAIIVLVNTVVFGLLFTNQSQALPSGIQGFNSDSAEAKFINHMYGDFALNLEKPMDLMKTNEFMYVSDTNNNRVQVFDLAGEFLFTFGEEGSEPGQFHFPYGIAGDNKGQVYVADMYNGVISIHNAKGEFIDYFAQELTKNDVISSPAGLRIIKDLVYVTDIQTSRVFVLDLEGNLLLTIGEQGEDFGQFIAPNAVTADAEGNIYVVDTGNQRVQVFDAAGNFISTFNGYPVGTGESLFVNPRGIGIDSKGTIFVVSNLTHIVHRFDKEGNHLSQFGGMGDGPGDLYLPNGLFIDEKDTIYVTDTLNQRISIFK, encoded by the coding sequence ATGACTAGGCTTAAAGTATACATCGGTATGGCTATTATTGTATTAGTAAATACCGTTGTATTTGGATTATTATTTACGAACCAATCACAAGCATTGCCTTCAGGAATCCAAGGCTTTAATAGCGATAGTGCAGAAGCGAAATTTATTAACCATATGTATGGTGATTTTGCATTAAATCTTGAAAAGCCAATGGATTTGATGAAAACGAATGAATTTATGTACGTTTCGGATACGAATAACAATAGAGTTCAAGTGTTTGATTTAGCTGGAGAATTTCTTTTTACGTTTGGAGAAGAAGGAAGTGAGCCGGGTCAGTTTCATTTTCCATACGGAATAGCAGGCGATAATAAAGGTCAAGTATACGTAGCTGATATGTATAATGGTGTCATTTCTATTCACAATGCCAAGGGTGAGTTTATTGACTACTTTGCTCAAGAATTAACCAAAAACGACGTAATCAGTTCACCGGCAGGGTTAAGAATTATTAAGGATCTCGTTTATGTTACTGATATCCAAACTAGTAGAGTATTTGTTTTAGATTTAGAAGGAAATTTGTTACTAACGATTGGTGAGCAAGGTGAGGATTTCGGGCAATTTATTGCACCTAATGCAGTTACTGCTGATGCAGAAGGTAACATTTATGTTGTTGATACAGGAAATCAAAGAGTGCAGGTGTTTGACGCTGCAGGAAATTTCATATCAACGTTTAACGGCTACCCAGTTGGGACAGGAGAGTCACTGTTTGTTAACCCACGAGGTATTGGGATTGACTCTAAAGGAACGATCTTTGTCGTTAGTAATCTTACTCACATTGTTCATCGGTTTGATAAAGAAGGAAACCATCTTTCTCAATTTGGAGGAATGGGAGATGGCCCTGGTGACTTGTATCTGCCAAACGGATTATTTATTGATGAGAAAGATACAATTTATGTAACAGATACGTTAAATCAAAGAATTTCCATTTTTAAATAG
- a CDS encoding Ig-like domain-containing protein gives MMNLGDIRKGCILLFCLLLLPFNVQVYTSVVFGEGEATQQNNEDDIKGIDQSLEVNLSIIEPSTGSSFNVSEVLLSIETSGEEIQETSIVIFQGENEVDRVEAEVGNVVVLPISSYGEGNYKLQALLLQTNGESYYSNIIEFEIDRTAPEIEILTPNTQFVNNALVNGKTEAEIEVSLVVGDDVLTTISNFEGEFSFDLNEYVEDGNGYGVMVVAHDVAGNKAEAEVTFVIDKKRPFISPRVFPRPNMTQAPVGTVISVEIFDNNPILAENIPTNAIEVFEDGATDPLRGFVTYNDEEGHILFTPEENLKPSKKYFVFVNHMITDQAGNLLHARNWTFTTKSNAHFENPHGNYQANTNTCKTCHNVHVASESSMIEPSDELKETLNKLTEPVTSYCMACHDGTVASKMPEMSGHSNHNNKELKLPDVQFQSCGSCHDVHLGWQESNPNLVRDHFVFDHSEVEEAKDIGIIDSSSQLCESCHENDSLVRKLDERVVYRTFTYSNWNNNEEDLREGEISFGKEEDYTLCFSCHNSEVQRTNPKVRDVKSLYANTYESSGHFIPNDRIEDGSLLDGHMPCADCHETHGASNIKLLKETFGHNPKNIETKFIQQIPWTTTSQRIDYERRVCLSCHNNSTEMYGIKVAYPATNVEGEVIEGHTLRATSCVTCHRGATNSFFSTVHAPFRQGK, from the coding sequence ATGATGAATCTAGGGGATATACGCAAAGGGTGCATACTATTATTCTGTCTTTTACTTCTTCCTTTTAACGTGCAAGTGTATACCTCAGTAGTTTTTGGAGAGGGGGAGGCTACCCAACAAAATAATGAAGATGATATAAAGGGAATAGACCAAAGTCTAGAAGTGAACTTATCTATTATTGAACCTTCTACTGGATCATCATTTAATGTAAGTGAAGTCCTACTTAGCATAGAAACGAGTGGCGAAGAAATTCAAGAAACTTCTATTGTTATTTTTCAAGGTGAAAATGAAGTTGATAGAGTTGAAGCTGAAGTTGGAAATGTTGTAGTGTTGCCAATTTCTTCGTACGGTGAAGGAAATTATAAACTCCAAGCACTGCTGCTACAAACCAACGGGGAGAGCTACTATTCTAATATAATAGAATTTGAAATTGACCGAACAGCTCCAGAAATAGAAATACTTACACCAAATACTCAATTTGTTAACAATGCTCTTGTAAATGGTAAGACTGAAGCTGAAATAGAAGTTTCGCTAGTCGTTGGAGATGATGTATTAACAACTATCTCTAACTTTGAAGGTGAATTTTCTTTTGATCTAAATGAATACGTTGAAGACGGTAATGGATATGGTGTAATGGTCGTTGCACATGATGTGGCAGGAAACAAAGCGGAGGCTGAAGTTACTTTTGTGATTGATAAGAAACGACCTTTTATTTCACCTCGAGTTTTTCCAAGGCCTAATATGACACAAGCTCCTGTTGGTACAGTGATAAGTGTCGAAATATTCGATAACAATCCGATTTTAGCAGAAAACATTCCTACGAATGCAATTGAAGTTTTTGAAGACGGTGCAACAGACCCTCTTAGGGGTTTCGTTACGTATAATGATGAAGAAGGCCACATCTTGTTTACCCCTGAGGAAAACTTAAAGCCTAGTAAAAAGTATTTTGTGTTTGTAAATCATATGATTACTGATCAGGCAGGAAACTTACTTCATGCTAGAAACTGGACATTTACAACTAAATCCAATGCACATTTTGAAAATCCTCATGGGAACTATCAGGCAAATACGAATACGTGTAAAACTTGTCACAATGTTCATGTGGCATCTGAGTCCAGCATGATTGAACCGAGTGATGAGCTTAAGGAAACATTAAATAAACTGACTGAGCCAGTAACGAGCTATTGCATGGCCTGCCACGATGGCACTGTTGCTAGTAAGATGCCAGAAATGAGTGGACATTCAAACCACAATAATAAAGAGCTGAAGCTCCCAGATGTCCAATTTCAATCCTGTGGTAGTTGTCACGATGTACACCTAGGCTGGCAGGAAAGTAACCCCAACTTAGTAAGAGATCATTTCGTCTTTGATCATAGTGAAGTGGAAGAAGCAAAAGATATAGGTATAATTGACAGTAGTAGTCAGTTGTGTGAGTCTTGTCATGAAAATGACTCGTTAGTGAGAAAGCTCGATGAACGAGTTGTTTATCGTACATTTACCTATAGCAATTGGAACAATAATGAGGAAGATTTGCGAGAAGGTGAGATCAGTTTTGGGAAAGAAGAAGATTATACACTTTGCTTTAGCTGTCATAACAGTGAAGTACAAAGAACGAATCCGAAGGTAAGAGATGTAAAATCTTTATACGCAAACACGTATGAAAGTTCAGGGCATTTTATTCCAAATGATCGGATTGAGGATGGTAGTTTGCTTGACGGACATATGCCTTGTGCAGATTGTCATGAAACACATGGAGCTAGTAATATCAAACTGTTAAAAGAGACTTTTGGACATAACCCGAAGAACATAGAAACTAAGTTTATACAGCAGATACCTTGGACCACAACTAGCCAGAGAATTGACTATGAAAGACGAGTTTGTCTGAGTTGTCATAACAATTCAACTGAAATGTACGGAATAAAGGTGGCGTATCCGGCTACAAATGTTGAGGGTGAAGTAATTGAGGGGCATACGTTAAGAGCCACCTCTTGCGTTACTTGTCATAGAGGAGCAACAAATTCATTTTTCTCTACAGTGCATGCGCCATTTAGGCAAGGGAAATAA
- a CDS encoding tetratricopeptide repeat protein encodes MEPNKEKPKSLAKQMEEELNQAYLREKGERRNASREEELTVFKSKKKFTKIQSIVLLTITLFFSTGGGFALGHFHFWNSAEMKRVNEQLEYYQERVRINPSNLEDRIVLGYTHYLKGNNNHAVNEFKFVLQQDDQYYDAYYNLGLVYLEEKKYYEALSMFNKTVEIAPRDFKGHVQKGIAYRHLNMYEEAISSLIEATKLAPANADIIYQIGLVAEEQGDYENAIEIYKNALQYDPLFTYALDGLERLEKMNVKVGE; translated from the coding sequence ATGGAACCGAACAAAGAAAAACCAAAAAGTTTAGCGAAACAAATGGAGGAAGAGCTAAATCAAGCATATTTGAGAGAAAAGGGTGAACGTCGTAATGCTTCTCGTGAAGAGGAATTAACAGTTTTTAAATCAAAAAAGAAATTCACCAAAATCCAAAGCATTGTCCTTCTAACTATTACCTTATTTTTTAGTACTGGTGGAGGATTTGCATTAGGACATTTTCACTTTTGGAATAGTGCAGAGATGAAAAGAGTTAACGAACAGCTTGAGTATTATCAAGAACGGGTGAGAATAAATCCTAGTAATCTAGAAGATCGAATCGTTCTAGGCTACACACATTATTTAAAGGGGAATAACAACCACGCAGTAAACGAATTTAAATTTGTGCTTCAACAAGATGATCAATACTATGATGCTTACTACAACCTAGGTTTAGTCTATTTAGAAGAGAAGAAATACTATGAAGCCTTATCGATGTTCAACAAAACGGTAGAGATTGCACCAAGAGATTTTAAAGGGCATGTCCAAAAGGGAATTGCATATCGTCATTTAAATATGTATGAAGAGGCGATCAGTTCTTTAATAGAAGCAACAAAACTTGCTCCCGCCAATGCAGATATAATCTATCAAATTGGTCTAGTAGCAGAAGAGCAAGGAGATTATGAGAATGCGATAGAGATCTATAAGAATGCGCTTCAATACGATCCGCTTTTTACCTACGCATTAGATGGATTAGAGCGTTTGGAAAAAATGAATGTAAAGGTAGGTGAGTAG
- a CDS encoding SH3 domain-containing protein, with the protein MKKLSLSLMFAFAILGILATSAFANGTVNPTGGHNEIIDPAGDVGRLNPNANGTGSGINNPNAFRDVIKSQGMIDNHGQLGDQKTHTSYQNNTNSCASCHQTHTAKARNLLFADSSYQTCSACHDGTLGFYNVFANGSKAGTAGTFGGTHSGNMSVHLANGAVKIKAAPGGNANGTGSWDGQFTCASCHAPHGSYSDRLLHYNPNNMGLTTPDQGGILASRIDVVDFANLNGGVSVSSDKFRAVRGTKTQHALSGTAYESIPANAVIIMVYEKNAGSTAYTKTTNPWLYGYTTTANGRDYYSRLFTVTKNEIDTIINWSQGFGTIRNFNAAQNFTNAVIDQNDYLNGSGIVSFKYDKGLVYAYPKTNADGTVDTRGVDLLNNAKSGHIGRAYAVKLDLQPVPGALSNVVTKHNVSALWGSGGSGVAVSQWCTTCHTDYLYSSSGGSTISGSRTSLHGNYNGQEYFGHTTSSAGYTCLRCHYAHGTDVEIMIDANGDNIRDLQKSVDLGGKGWTREIAVAYMKDKNPSSALKKATNMTGCWACHNSSKAGSLKNTNRDPQHPNGMMPDPSTKNEQQPIALGKVTFSTAVNFRTEPSMSAPLIGTIAPNTFVDIYGESDETFYLIYHNNTLGYVAKHAITKQ; encoded by the coding sequence ATGAAGAAGCTTAGTCTTAGTCTAATGTTTGCGTTTGCAATCCTAGGCATTCTGGCAACTTCAGCCTTTGCAAACGGGACTGTTAATCCAACTGGTGGCCATAACGAGATTATTGATCCAGCAGGGGATGTAGGAAGATTAAATCCTAATGCAAATGGTACTGGTTCAGGAATTAACAATCCAAATGCATTCAGAGATGTCATTAAGTCGCAAGGTATGATTGATAACCATGGGCAACTAGGTGATCAAAAAACACATACTTCTTACCAAAATAACACAAACTCTTGTGCGAGCTGTCACCAAACACATACAGCGAAGGCAAGAAACTTACTTTTTGCAGACAGTTCGTATCAAACTTGTTCTGCTTGTCATGACGGTACTTTAGGATTTTATAACGTTTTTGCTAACGGTTCAAAAGCAGGAACTGCAGGTACATTTGGAGGAACACATTCAGGTAACATGAGTGTTCACTTAGCGAATGGTGCGGTGAAAATTAAAGCGGCACCAGGTGGAAACGCAAATGGTACTGGTTCATGGGATGGACAATTTACTTGTGCCAGTTGCCATGCGCCACACGGTTCTTATAGTGATCGATTATTACACTACAATCCAAATAACATGGGTTTAACTACACCTGATCAAGGTGGTATTTTAGCTTCAAGAATTGATGTAGTTGATTTTGCAAATCTAAACGGAGGTGTTTCAGTTTCTTCGGATAAATTCAGAGCAGTACGAGGAACTAAGACACAACATGCGTTATCGGGGACTGCTTATGAGAGCATTCCGGCAAATGCAGTAATTATTATGGTTTATGAGAAAAATGCTGGTAGTACTGCTTATACTAAAACAACAAACCCGTGGTTGTATGGTTATACTACAACTGCTAATGGACGAGATTATTATTCAAGACTATTTACAGTTACAAAAAACGAAATTGATACAATTATTAACTGGAGTCAAGGATTTGGAACAATCCGTAACTTTAATGCAGCTCAAAACTTTACAAATGCAGTCATTGATCAAAATGATTACTTAAATGGATCAGGTATTGTTTCGTTTAAGTATGATAAAGGGTTAGTTTATGCATATCCAAAAACCAATGCTGACGGTACAGTTGATACAAGAGGTGTAGATCTACTAAATAATGCAAAGAGTGGTCATATCGGTCGTGCCTATGCAGTGAAGCTTGATCTTCAACCAGTTCCAGGAGCATTGTCAAATGTTGTTACTAAGCACAATGTTTCAGCTTTATGGGGATCAGGTGGAAGTGGTGTAGCGGTATCACAATGGTGCACAACTTGTCATACAGACTACTTATATTCTTCAAGTGGCGGAAGCACAATCAGCGGATCTAGAACAAGTCTTCATGGCAACTATAATGGCCAAGAGTATTTTGGGCACACGACAAGTAGCGCGGGTTACACTTGCTTACGCTGTCACTACGCACATGGTACTGATGTGGAAATTATGATTGATGCCAATGGTGACAATATCCGTGATTTACAAAAATCGGTCGATCTAGGTGGAAAAGGGTGGACTCGTGAAATAGCTGTTGCATACATGAAAGATAAAAATCCTTCATCAGCATTGAAGAAAGCTACCAACATGACTGGATGCTGGGCTTGTCATAACAGCTCTAAGGCTGGTTCATTAAAGAATACAAACCGTGACCCACAACATCCGAATGGTATGATGCCTGATCCGTCTACAAAGAACGAACAGCAGCCAATTGCACTTGGGAAAGTAACATTTTCTACGGCAGTAAACTTCCGTACGGAACCGAGTATGAGTGCACCTTTGATAGGAACAATTGCTCCAAATACATTTGTAGATATCTATGGTGAAAGTGATGAGACGTTTTATCTAATTTATCATAATAATACTTTGGGTTATGTAGCGAAGCATGCAATTACGAAACAATAA
- a CDS encoding protease complex subunit PrcB family protein, with the protein MTGYPEFEILSMTEVQQHYDVYRYNKSIINHDIRDWRIFETDGYEIIVISSGLKNTGGHWIEVVQVSNEGSKTVIRIREHQPPPDALVTMAFINPTVIIKMKKADTFSDKEVLTWDGKLFLKNNGFAY; encoded by the coding sequence ATGACAGGTTACCCTGAATTTGAAATTCTCTCTATGACAGAAGTACAGCAACATTACGACGTTTATCGATATAACAAGTCAATCATCAACCATGATATTCGAGATTGGAGGATTTTTGAAACCGATGGCTATGAGATCATCGTCATTTCAAGTGGCCTGAAAAATACAGGTGGTCACTGGATTGAAGTTGTTCAAGTTTCAAATGAAGGTAGCAAGACCGTCATAAGAATAAGAGAGCACCAGCCACCACCAGATGCTTTGGTAACGATGGCGTTTATAAATCCTACGGTCATAATAAAAATGAAAAAAGCTGATACATTTTCTGACAAAGAAGTTTTGACATGGGATGGAAAGCTATTTTTAAAAAATAATGGATTTGCATATTAG